In the Gossypium raimondii isolate GPD5lz chromosome 9, ASM2569854v1, whole genome shotgun sequence genome, one interval contains:
- the LOC105797846 gene encoding stamen-specific protein FIL1: MEVIKSVASLSSQAAAILVLLTVAAVQTQTAKAQSCTPELTNLNVCAPFVVPGATQTNPSPDCCAALQSVQHDCLCSTLSIASRLPSQCNLPPLTSDMQISA; encoded by the exons ATGGAAGTTATTAAATCAGTGGCATCTCTCAGTTCCCAAGCAGCAGCAATACTTGTGCTGCTGACTGTAGCAGCAGTGCAGACCCAGACGGCTAAGGCACAAAGCTGCACTCCTGAGCTCACCAACTTGAATGTGTGCGCACCATTTGTGGTCCCTGGTGCCACTCAGACCAACCCTAGCCCTGACTGCTGTGCTGCACTCCAATCAGTGCAACATGACTGCCTCTGCAGCACTCTTAGTATTGCCTCTCGACTCCCTTCTCAGTGCAATCTGCCTCCTCTGACTTCTG ATATGCAGATTAGCGCATGA